Proteins encoded in a region of the Spiribacter sp. 1M189 genome:
- the dcd gene encoding dCTP deaminase gives MSIKSDRWIREMAAGGMIEPFEPGQVRDAGSGRIISYGTSSYGYDVRCADHFKIFTNINSAVVDPKDFDESSFVDVRSDVCIIPPNSFALASTVEYFRIPRNILTICLGKSTYARCGIIVNVTPLEPEWEGHVTLEFSNTTTLPARIYANEGVAQMLFLESDEVCEQSYKDRAGKYMGQRGVTLPRP, from the coding sequence ATGAGCATCAAATCCGATCGCTGGATCCGTGAGATGGCCGCGGGGGGCATGATCGAGCCATTCGAGCCGGGGCAGGTGCGCGATGCCGGCAGCGGTCGGATCATCTCTTACGGCACGTCGAGCTATGGCTATGACGTGCGCTGTGCGGATCACTTCAAGATCTTCACCAATATCAACTCGGCGGTGGTCGACCCGAAGGATTTCGACGAGTCGAGTTTCGTGGACGTGCGCTCGGATGTCTGCATCATCCCGCCGAACAGCTTCGCGCTGGCGAGCACCGTCGAGTACTTCCGCATTCCCCGCAATATCCTCACGATCTGCCTTGGCAAATCGACTTATGCCCGCTGCGGGATCATCGTCAACGTCACACCGCTCGAGCCGGAATGGGAAGGGCATGTGACGCTGGAGTTCTCCAACACCACGACGCTGCCGGCGAGGATCTACGCCAACGAGGGCGTCGCGCAGATGCTTTTCCTGGAATCCGACGAGGTCTGCGAGCAGTCCTACAAGGACCGCGCGGGCAAGTACATGGGCCAGCGCGGGGTGACGCTGCCCCGTCCCTAG
- the apbC gene encoding iron-sulfur cluster carrier protein ApbC, protein MSALTREAIENALSRWTEPSLGADLVSAGALEDVRIDDGVVHVGLRLGFPVDHYRPALEQGVSECIREATGAERVDVAIDWAVASHQVQATLKPLDNIRNIIAVASAKGGVGKSTTAANLALALADEGARVGILDADIYGPSQPRMMGVAGRKPDSPDGKTMNPLENHGVQIMSIGFLIEEDSPMVWRGPMVTQALTQLLNDTRWEALDYLVIDLPPGTGDIQLTLSQKVPVAGAVVVTTPQDIATLDARKGVRMFEKVKVPVLGILENMSLHVCSQCGHEEPIFGTGGGERLAEQEGVELLGALPLEIGIREQADSGEPTVVSAPQSRAAERYREAARRTAALLSRQDSAGASRFPNIVVDDN, encoded by the coding sequence ATGTCCGCACTGACCCGCGAGGCCATCGAAAACGCCCTGTCCCGCTGGACTGAGCCCAGTCTGGGAGCGGATCTGGTCAGCGCCGGCGCGCTCGAGGACGTGCGCATCGACGATGGCGTAGTCCATGTCGGGCTCCGGCTGGGTTTTCCCGTTGATCACTATCGCCCGGCGCTCGAGCAGGGGGTGTCCGAATGCATTCGCGAGGCGACTGGTGCCGAGCGAGTCGACGTGGCCATCGACTGGGCGGTGGCATCGCACCAGGTGCAGGCAACGCTGAAGCCGCTGGACAACATCCGCAACATCATCGCCGTGGCGTCGGCGAAGGGGGGTGTGGGCAAGTCCACCACTGCGGCCAACCTGGCGCTGGCGCTGGCCGATGAGGGCGCCCGGGTGGGCATCCTGGATGCCGATATCTACGGACCGAGCCAGCCGCGCATGATGGGCGTCGCCGGGCGTAAGCCCGACAGCCCCGATGGCAAGACCATGAACCCGCTTGAGAATCACGGCGTGCAGATCATGTCCATCGGGTTTCTGATCGAGGAGGACTCGCCCATGGTCTGGCGGGGTCCGATGGTCACCCAGGCGCTCACCCAGCTCCTCAACGACACCCGTTGGGAGGCGCTGGATTATCTGGTCATCGATCTGCCGCCGGGTACCGGTGACATTCAGCTCACGCTCTCGCAGAAGGTGCCGGTGGCCGGCGCGGTGGTGGTCACGACCCCGCAGGACATCGCGACGCTGGATGCGCGCAAGGGCGTGCGGATGTTCGAGAAGGTGAAGGTGCCGGTGCTGGGCATTCTCGAGAACATGAGTCTGCATGTGTGCTCGCAGTGCGGGCACGAGGAGCCTATATTCGGCACCGGAGGCGGTGAGCGGTTGGCCGAACAGGAGGGCGTCGAGCTGCTCGGCGCGCTGCCGCTTGAGATCGGCATCCGCGAGCAGGCCGACAGCGGCGAGCCGACGGTGGTCTCCGCACCGCAGTCGCGTGCCGCGGAGCGCTACCGGGAGGCGGCGCGGCGGACGGCGGCGCTGCTCTCGCGGCAGGATTCGGCCGGCGCGAGCCGCTTCCCGAACATCGTCGTCGACGACAACTAG
- a CDS encoding shikimate kinase, which yields MTPPRRNIVLIGMPGAGKSTVGALLAQSLGLEFTDTDALIERREGRSLQAIVDDEGHQALRRIEAEVLSTLDCEGHVIATGGSAVYSDRAMTHLRAAGVIVQLHVALPVILERVTDIDTRGLAREAGQPLEALYHEREALYRRHADLRVDVSGYDPAASVEAVRAAIERADNRGDGSGIMPPL from the coding sequence ATGACCCCACCGCGCCGAAACATCGTACTCATCGGTATGCCCGGCGCTGGCAAGAGCACCGTCGGCGCGCTGCTGGCGCAGTCCCTCGGGCTCGAGTTCACGGATACCGATGCGCTGATCGAGCGGCGCGAGGGACGCAGCCTGCAGGCGATTGTCGATGACGAGGGCCATCAGGCGCTGCGCCGCATCGAAGCCGAGGTGCTGAGCACCCTCGACTGCGAGGGCCATGTCATCGCCACCGGCGGCAGCGCCGTCTACAGCGACCGGGCCATGACGCATCTGCGGGCAGCCGGCGTGATCGTCCAGCTTCATGTGGCACTGCCGGTGATCCTGGAGCGGGTGACCGATATCGATACCCGCGGCCTCGCCCGCGAGGCCGGCCAGCCCCTCGAGGCGCTCTATCATGAGCGCGAGGCCCTCTACCGCCGGCATGCGGATCTACGCGTGGATGTCAGCGGATACGACCCGGCGGCCAGCGTCGAGGCTGTCAGGGCCGCCATCGAGAGGGCTGATAACCGGGGCGATGGCTCTGGCATAATGCCGCCTTTGTAA
- the metG gene encoding methionine--tRNA ligase, giving the protein MSRKILVTSALPYANGPIHLGHLVEYIQTDIWVRFQKLQGNECWYVCADDAHGTPIMLKARERGITPEALIEQVGAEHRRDFAGFEIGFDNYYSTHSEENRHFSELIYTRLRDGGWIDRQIITQAYDAREGMFLPDRYIKGTCPRCGADDQYGDNCEACGASYSPDELRNPVSVISGEAPVQKESEHFFFRLQDFEPMLREWAASEGLQDEVANKLQEWFDAGLRAWDISRDAPYFGFEIPDAPGKYFYVWLDAPIGYMASFQDLCDRLGMDFNAWWSPDSEAELYHFIGKDIVYFHALFWPAMLHGAGFRTPTRVCAHGFLTVDGQKMSKSRGTFIMAETYLRHLNPEYLRYYFAAKLGTGVHDIDLSLEDFTQRVNADLVGKLVNIASRCAGFINKRFDGRLGPRLDTPELFRRMSARAETIAGLYEDREYARVVRDVMALADEANQYIDEKKPWVLAKDPDAAEAVQAINTTGLNLFRLLMLYLKPVLPQTAAAAEDFLQIRAMDWSDAGQPLLDHDIAAFKPLMTRVDTEAIDAMVEESRDNLKPA; this is encoded by the coding sequence ATGAGCCGCAAGATACTGGTGACCAGTGCCCTGCCCTATGCCAACGGCCCGATCCATCTGGGCCATCTCGTCGAATACATCCAGACCGACATCTGGGTGCGCTTCCAGAAACTGCAGGGCAACGAGTGCTGGTATGTCTGCGCTGACGATGCCCACGGCACGCCGATCATGCTCAAGGCCCGCGAGCGGGGGATCACGCCGGAGGCGCTGATCGAGCAGGTGGGCGCCGAACACCGGCGCGATTTCGCCGGCTTCGAGATCGGCTTTGACAATTACTACAGCACCCATTCCGAGGAAAACCGGCACTTCTCCGAGCTCATCTACACACGCCTGCGCGACGGTGGCTGGATCGACCGCCAGATCATCACCCAGGCCTACGACGCCAGGGAGGGCATGTTCCTCCCCGACCGCTACATCAAGGGCACCTGCCCGCGCTGCGGCGCAGACGATCAATACGGCGACAACTGCGAGGCCTGTGGTGCCAGCTACTCGCCCGACGAACTCCGCAATCCGGTCTCGGTGATCTCCGGCGAGGCACCGGTGCAGAAGGAATCCGAGCATTTCTTCTTCCGGCTGCAGGACTTCGAGCCGATGCTGCGCGAGTGGGCCGCCAGCGAAGGCCTGCAGGACGAGGTGGCGAACAAGCTCCAGGAGTGGTTTGACGCCGGGCTGCGCGCCTGGGACATCTCGCGCGATGCGCCCTATTTCGGCTTCGAGATCCCGGACGCGCCCGGCAAGTATTTCTACGTCTGGCTGGATGCGCCGATCGGCTACATGGCGAGTTTCCAGGATCTGTGCGATCGCCTCGGCATGGACTTCAACGCCTGGTGGAGTCCCGACTCGGAGGCCGAGCTCTATCACTTCATCGGCAAGGACATCGTCTACTTCCACGCGCTGTTCTGGCCCGCCATGCTGCACGGGGCCGGGTTCCGCACCCCGACCCGCGTCTGCGCCCACGGCTTTCTCACCGTCGATGGCCAGAAGATGTCGAAATCCCGCGGCACCTTCATAATGGCCGAGACCTACCTGCGGCATCTCAATCCCGAGTATCTGCGCTACTACTTCGCCGCCAAGCTCGGCACCGGCGTCCATGACATCGACCTGAGCTTGGAGGATTTCACACAGCGGGTGAACGCCGATCTGGTCGGCAAACTGGTCAACATCGCGAGCCGCTGCGCCGGTTTCATCAACAAGCGCTTCGACGGCCGCCTCGGGCCGCGGCTCGACACCCCGGAGCTGTTCCGGCGCATGAGTGCCCGTGCCGAGACCATTGCCGGGCTCTATGAAGATCGGGAGTACGCCCGCGTCGTGCGCGACGTGATGGCACTCGCCGACGAGGCCAACCAGTACATTGATGAGAAAAAGCCCTGGGTGCTGGCCAAGGATCCGGATGCCGCGGAGGCCGTACAGGCCATCAATACGACGGGGCTCAACCTGTTCCGCCTGCTGATGCTCTACCTCAAACCGGTGCTGCCGCAGACCGCCGCGGCGGCCGAGGACTTCCTGCAGATCCGCGCCATGGACTGGTCCGATGCCGGCCAGCCGCTGCTCGACCACGACATCGCTGCCTTCAAGCCACTCATGACGCGGGTGGACACCGAGGCCATCGACGCCATGGTCGAGGAATCCCGGGACAACCTGAAACCCGCATGA
- the nth gene encoding endonuclease III, with the protein MNREKRQAIFERLREANPHPTTELNYSTPFELLIAVILSAQATDRGVNKATGPLFRDANTPRAILALGEDGLRGYIRTIGLFNSKAKNIIATCQALVDQHDGEIPRDRKALEALPGVGRKTANVVLNTAFGEPTMAVDTHIFRVANRTGIARGKTVRAVEDKLLRLIPKEFLKDAHHWLILHGRYICTARKPRCGACPIYDLCEFPDKARYAEADGG; encoded by the coding sequence GTGAACCGCGAGAAGCGTCAGGCGATCTTCGAGCGGCTGCGGGAGGCCAACCCGCACCCCACCACCGAGCTCAACTACTCGACCCCCTTTGAGCTGCTGATCGCGGTCATCCTCTCTGCCCAGGCCACGGATCGCGGCGTCAACAAGGCCACCGGCCCGCTTTTCCGGGATGCCAACACCCCTCGGGCCATCCTCGCGCTGGGCGAAGACGGCCTGCGCGGCTACATCCGCACCATCGGGCTTTTCAACAGCAAGGCAAAGAACATCATCGCCACCTGCCAGGCGCTGGTGGACCAGCATGACGGCGAGATTCCCCGCGACCGCAAGGCCCTCGAGGCGCTGCCCGGGGTCGGCCGCAAGACCGCCAATGTCGTCCTCAACACCGCCTTCGGCGAGCCCACCATGGCGGTGGATACGCATATCTTTCGGGTGGCCAATCGCACCGGCATCGCCAGAGGCAAGACCGTGCGCGCGGTCGAGGACAAGCTCCTGCGACTGATCCCGAAGGAATTCCTCAAGGACGCTCATCACTGGCTGATCCTGCATGGGCGCTACATCTGCACCGCCCGCAAGCCCCGCTGTGGCGCCTGCCCGATCTACGATCTGTGTGAATTCCCCGACAAGGCGCGCTACGCGGAGGCCGACGGCGGCTGA
- a CDS encoding metal ABC transporter permease: protein MTGLADPTTAILATGMLVGMSASLLGSFLVLRGNSMLADAISHSILFGIAIAWLLTGQTSGPVQIVGAALSGVLAVYLIETLTRTRRLRDDAAIGLVFPALFSAGVILINVFARDVHLDEHTVLLGEIGFVWLDTVTLGGVEVPRAMLAMTVMLLLDAAFVLAFYKALKLATFDPDLARALGLAPGLIFYAHLSLLSGTAVAAFDAVGVVLFITFVVVPPATAYLLTQRLSTMILLAMALAAATAPLGYALAVWLDVSIGGAMALATGPFLLLAYAWRRWRAWQQTRSPHAVQPPSASA, encoded by the coding sequence ATGACGGGGCTCGCCGATCCGACTACTGCCATTCTCGCGACCGGCATGCTGGTGGGCATGAGCGCCTCGCTGCTCGGCAGCTTCCTCGTCCTGCGCGGCAACAGCATGCTGGCTGACGCCATCAGCCATTCGATTCTCTTCGGCATTGCCATTGCCTGGCTGCTGACCGGCCAGACCAGCGGCCCGGTGCAGATCGTCGGCGCCGCGCTGAGCGGTGTGTTGGCCGTCTATCTCATCGAGACGCTGACGCGCACCCGGCGGCTGCGGGATGATGCGGCGATTGGTCTGGTCTTTCCCGCGCTGTTCAGTGCCGGCGTCATCCTCATCAATGTCTTCGCCCGGGATGTCCACCTGGACGAGCACACGGTGTTGCTCGGCGAGATCGGCTTCGTCTGGCTTGATACCGTCACGCTCGGTGGGGTTGAGGTGCCCCGCGCCATGCTCGCGATGACCGTGATGCTGCTGCTGGATGCCGCGTTTGTGCTGGCCTTCTACAAGGCGCTCAAGCTGGCCACCTTCGATCCGGACCTGGCCCGCGCGCTGGGTCTCGCCCCAGGGCTGATCTTCTATGCCCATCTCTCGTTGCTGAGCGGGACTGCGGTGGCGGCATTCGATGCAGTGGGGGTGGTGCTTTTCATCACCTTCGTGGTGGTGCCGCCGGCTACCGCCTATCTGCTCACCCAGCGGCTCTCGACCATGATCCTGCTGGCCATGGCGCTGGCGGCAGCGACCGCGCCGCTGGGCTACGCCCTGGCGGTGTGGCTGGATGTCTCGATTGGTGGTGCGATGGCACTGGCCACCGGGCCGTTCCTGCTGCTCGCCTATGCCTGGCGTCGCTGGCGGGCCTGGCAGCAGACACGCTCGCCACACGCGGTTCAGCCGCCGTCGGCCTCCGCGTAG
- a CDS encoding metal ABC transporter permease encodes MPGLLADYTLQNVMLGAALIGVISGVLGAFAVLRRQSLLGDALAHAALPGVCLGFMIAGAREMGSIMGGALFTGVVAALLMIALTRNTRLKMDAALAATLSLGFALGVVLLTWIQRQGGAAQAGLDSFLFGQAAATSRADLYPMMILAGVALLGVALLWKPLKLMTFDPAFAAVTGLPVQWLERLLTAMIALAVVTGLQMVGVVLMTAMIVAPGAAARQWSGSLLSMVVLSAVFGAFAGVGGGLVSALAPGLSTGPVVVLLATLLALLSLLLAPRRGLIPAWWRRRHRRSHTSTDRILQTLYELAREHGDWRYRVEQGAVDAYHGMITEPQLCTLADRGLVLPTQHMPDEGRHWQLTESGVAHAAEYAQRRRRRFGESA; translated from the coding sequence ATGCCGGGCCTGCTGGCTGACTACACCCTGCAGAACGTCATGCTGGGTGCCGCTCTGATTGGGGTGATCAGCGGCGTACTCGGCGCCTTTGCCGTGCTGCGGCGCCAGAGCCTGCTGGGTGATGCGCTCGCCCATGCCGCGCTGCCCGGCGTGTGCCTCGGCTTCATGATCGCCGGTGCGCGGGAGATGGGCAGCATCATGGGCGGCGCATTGTTCACCGGGGTGGTGGCGGCACTGCTGATGATCGCGCTGACCCGCAATACGCGGCTGAAGATGGATGCGGCGCTCGCCGCCACGCTCAGCCTCGGTTTCGCCCTGGGGGTGGTGCTGCTGACCTGGATACAGCGCCAGGGCGGTGCCGCGCAGGCGGGACTGGATAGTTTTCTCTTCGGGCAGGCGGCGGCGACCTCGCGGGCCGATCTCTATCCAATGATGATCCTCGCCGGAGTGGCCCTGCTGGGCGTGGCGCTGCTCTGGAAGCCGCTCAAGCTCATGACTTTCGACCCGGCCTTCGCGGCGGTGACGGGGCTGCCGGTGCAGTGGCTCGAGCGCCTGCTCACGGCCATGATTGCGCTGGCCGTGGTCACCGGCCTGCAGATGGTGGGCGTGGTCTTGATGACGGCGATGATCGTCGCCCCCGGCGCCGCCGCCCGTCAGTGGAGCGGCAGCCTGCTCAGCATGGTCGTGCTCTCGGCGGTCTTCGGTGCCTTTGCCGGCGTGGGGGGTGGCCTGGTCAGTGCCCTTGCGCCGGGGCTGTCCACGGGGCCCGTGGTGGTCCTGCTGGCAACGCTCCTGGCGCTGCTGTCGCTGCTGCTGGCGCCGCGACGGGGGCTGATCCCGGCCTGGTGGCGGCGTCGCCATCGCCGTTCGCACACCTCCACTGATCGTATCCTGCAGACGCTCTATGAACTCGCCCGGGAACATGGTGACTGGCGCTATCGCGTCGAGCAGGGCGCGGTGGATGCCTACCACGGCATGATCACCGAGCCGCAGCTTTGCACCCTGGCCGATCGCGGCCTGGTGTTGCCCACCCAGCATATGCCGGATGAGGGGCGGCACTGGCAGCTCACCGAGTCCGGTGTGGCGCACGCGGCGGAGTACGCCCAGCGCCGTCGTCGGCGCTTCGGGGAGTCGGCATGA
- a CDS encoding metal ABC transporter ATP-binding protein: MDQDLGQPHEPDLALHVEDLTVSYGDRPALWDIDLNIPPGVLAGVIGPNGAGKSTLLKAILGLVPLSAGHVRLFGHTYAAQRRRVGYVPQRSSVDWDFPTTAVDVVTMGLYARMGWLRWPGRRERDRALRALEEVGMEALADRQISELSGGQQQRVFIARALVQQPDILLLDEPMAGVDATTERSIIDILGRLRSEGRTIIVVHHDLQTVRRYFDWLVFLNVRVIAAGPIDSVYTARNLRRTYGGQVALLDEERQRNGGPEDAGPAG; the protein is encoded by the coding sequence ATGGATCAGGACCTCGGTCAGCCCCATGAGCCGGATCTCGCGCTGCATGTCGAGGATCTGACGGTCAGCTACGGCGATCGCCCTGCGCTATGGGATATCGATCTGAATATCCCGCCTGGCGTGCTGGCTGGTGTCATCGGTCCCAACGGTGCCGGCAAGAGTACCTTGCTCAAGGCCATCCTCGGTCTTGTGCCGCTGTCGGCGGGCCATGTCCGGTTGTTCGGCCACACCTATGCGGCGCAGCGCCGGCGGGTGGGCTATGTGCCCCAGCGCTCCAGCGTGGACTGGGACTTCCCCACCACCGCGGTGGATGTGGTCACCATGGGTCTATACGCCCGCATGGGGTGGTTGCGCTGGCCCGGGCGACGCGAGCGCGACAGGGCGTTGCGCGCGCTGGAGGAGGTGGGCATGGAGGCGCTGGCGGATCGGCAGATCAGCGAACTCTCCGGCGGCCAGCAGCAGCGCGTGTTCATCGCCCGGGCGCTGGTCCAGCAGCCGGACATCCTCCTGCTCGATGAGCCCATGGCCGGTGTCGATGCGACCACCGAGCGCAGCATCATCGACATCCTCGGGCGACTGCGCAGCGAGGGCCGGACCATCATCGTGGTCCATCATGACCTGCAGACCGTACGGCGATACTTCGACTGGCTGGTGTTCCTCAATGTCCGTGTGATCGCCGCCGGGCCGATCGACTCGGTATATACCGCGCGCAACCTGCGCCGCACCTACGGTGGCCAGGTCGCACTGCTCGACGAGGAGAGGCAGCGCAACGGAGGGCCGGAGGATGCCGGGCCTGCTGGCTGA